In Fusobacterium sp., one genomic interval encodes:
- a CDS encoding dual specificity protein phosphatase family protein, translating into MENKNIKLKIQSFLWMIISYLIFIFFYKAAGIHASTLESVPSFYFPWEKNIPFISWLIIPYMSSGIFFVIIFFLCKTKESLYILVKQINSITVISSISFFIFPLKFAFEKPEISNGFLNTIFQFLERMDNNFNQCPSLHISYAIVFAIVFQKEIKSKVKYVFYIWFLFMGLSTIFIYQHHIIDIIFALLLTIFILFIFSEKVNERNKKIGFIYFLLSFLLFSTGIIFFNWSIVLFFPSLTFFLVGKAYIENNPNFIKKVGKITPYNKIIYFPYLFCYNILWKFFRKYEENPWKEIAPDIFIGSKLNDRQVKEFISDKKIIIIDLSAEAEENRILKEKGEYYSFPLLDICNFNEEIFLSALEFILGEYKNLGKNEKIYIHCLMGYSRSTALGIAFLKKNYQVETNEAVSVIKKIVKYAVIPNYILDIIEKY; encoded by the coding sequence ATGGAAAATAAAAATATAAAATTAAAAATTCAAAGTTTTTTATGGATGATAATAAGTTACTTGATTTTTATATTTTTTTATAAAGCAGCTGGAATACATGCTTCCACTTTAGAATCAGTACCATCATTTTATTTTCCTTGGGAGAAAAATATACCCTTTATTTCATGGTTAATAATTCCATATATGAGTTCTGGTATATTTTTTGTAATAATATTTTTTTTATGCAAAACAAAAGAAAGCTTATATATATTAGTAAAACAAATAAATTCCATAACAGTAATATCATCAATTTCTTTTTTTATATTTCCTTTGAAGTTTGCATTTGAAAAGCCTGAAATAAGCAATGGTTTTTTAAACACTATTTTCCAATTTCTTGAAAGAATGGACAATAATTTTAACCAATGTCCATCTCTACATATCAGCTATGCAATAGTATTTGCAATAGTATTTCAGAAAGAAATAAAAAGTAAAGTAAAATATGTATTTTATATTTGGTTTTTATTCATGGGATTATCAACAATTTTTATTTATCAGCACCATATTATAGATATAATATTTGCTTTGCTGCTTACTATATTTATTTTATTTATTTTTTCAGAAAAAGTTAATGAAAGAAATAAGAAAATAGGATTTATTTATTTTTTACTTAGTTTTCTTTTGTTTTCAACAGGAATAATATTTTTTAATTGGAGCATAGTATTATTTTTTCCTTCCTTAACTTTTTTTCTCGTTGGAAAAGCATATATAGAAAATAATCCAAATTTTATAAAGAAAGTGGGGAAAATAACACCATATAATAAAATAATATATTTCCCATATTTGTTTTGTTATAATATATTATGGAAATTTTTTAGAAAATATGAGGAAAATCCTTGGAAAGAAATTGCACCAGATATTTTTATTGGTTCAAAATTAAATGACAGACAAGTTAAAGAATTTATTTCAGATAAAAAAATTATCATAATAGATTTATCAGCTGAAGCAGAGGAAAACAGGATATTGAAAGAGAAAGGGGAATATTATTCTTTTCCTCTTTTAGATATTTGTAATTTTAATGAAGAAATATTTTTATCTGCTTTAGAATTTATATTAGGAGAATATAAAAATTTGGGGAAAAATGAAAAAATATATATCCATTGTTTAATGGGATATTCAAGGAGCACAGCATTAGGAATTGCTTTTTTAAAAAAGAATTACCAGGTTGAAACTAATGAAGCTGTTTCAGTAATAAAAAAAATAGTTAAATATGCTGTAATTCCAAACTATATATTAGATATTATTGAAAAATATTGA
- a CDS encoding SDR family NAD(P)-dependent oxidoreductase, whose translation MKIFIAGGTSGIGLAIAEKYLKQGHEVAVCGRNKEKIDKIRKNDKLKIYRFDTYDKEVFEKAVKDFSNGELDIMIASAGNYSNSRTRRLTQEEAVNMLKVNIAGTINAFEIAREIMLKNKNGHIAAISSVAALLEYPGASVYSKSKRVVINLCEAYREALADFGIRVTAVIPGYIDTLKLRELNNNDVSKKPFIISEEYAADIIIKSIKENKEKIIFPLKMKIIVSILSILPKKMLSKILLRKSNGK comes from the coding sequence ATGAAAATATTTATTGCAGGAGGAACATCAGGAATAGGATTGGCCATTGCTGAAAAATATTTAAAACAAGGTCATGAAGTAGCAGTTTGTGGACGTAATAAAGAAAAAATAGATAAAATAAGAAAAAATGATAAACTCAAAATTTATAGATTTGATACTTATGATAAAGAAGTTTTTGAAAAAGCAGTGAAAGATTTCTCCAATGGAGAATTGGATATAATGATAGCTTCAGCTGGAAATTATTCAAATAGCCGTACTAGAAGATTAACTCAGGAAGAAGCTGTAAATATGCTGAAAGTAAATATAGCTGGAACTATAAATGCTTTTGAAATAGCAAGAGAAATTATGTTGAAAAATAAAAATGGGCATATTGCTGCAATATCTTCAGTGGCAGCATTGTTAGAATATCCAGGGGCATCAGTATACAGCAAATCAAAAAGAGTAGTTATTAATTTATGTGAAGCATACAGAGAAGCTTTGGCAGATTTTGGAATAAGGGTGACAGCTGTTATACCAGGGTATATTGATACTTTAAAATTGAGGGAATTGAATAATAATGATGTCTCTAAAAAACCTTTTATAATATCAGAAGAATATGCAGCAGATATTATTATCAAAAGTATTAAAGAGAATAAAGAAAAAATAATATTCCCCTTGAAAATGAAAATAATTGTTTCTATCCTTTCTATATTACCTAAAAAAATGTTAAGTAAGATACTTTTAAGGAAAAGTAATGGAAAATAA
- a CDS encoding patatin-like phospholipase family protein, which produces MEKLQKYKKAVIFSGGGSRFAVYGGIFSALKDMGHTPDLIIGSCGGAIAAAIINSLETDIEIKEYMKSLELYGFMKSLKLTREKMLYRIGIDCKLRELRKKLYIENIFDKYLVDIPEDLDNYLPTLSKRKNLSIKTIIIGSKILFDKFETGKICGDRKLYQEVIFTDKKTEKLFKKEELKVKSKVLLKSTIAEKEEIITDFSLLKAARISISDMFYTKPVLHNDEYFAGGAINLVPIELAKLLADEVILELKQEYDKIEDSSVKSVFGYSGNERLQEVHDSYGDYWIDTSDVPSKLKGHYVTARLNLLKLQVELSIPDEYEKFREDVDIQWKYGYERAKEAIISGKNNKKNMRNKNIYNTSEIFRKINTGGI; this is translated from the coding sequence ATGGAAAAACTACAGAAATATAAAAAAGCTGTTATTTTTTCTGGAGGTGGATCCAGATTTGCTGTCTATGGGGGCATATTTTCTGCATTGAAAGATATGGGGCATACACCTGATCTCATTATAGGAAGCTGTGGTGGAGCAATAGCTGCTGCCATTATAAATTCACTTGAAACCGACATTGAGATAAAAGAATATATGAAGTCATTAGAGTTATATGGTTTTATGAAATCTTTAAAATTAACTAGAGAAAAAATGCTCTATAGAATAGGTATTGATTGTAAGTTGAGGGAATTAAGAAAAAAATTATATATTGAAAATATTTTTGATAAATATTTAGTAGATATACCAGAAGATTTAGATAATTATCTTCCAACATTGAGTAAAAGAAAAAATCTTTCTATTAAAACTATTATAATTGGTTCTAAAATACTATTTGATAAATTTGAAACAGGTAAAATATGTGGAGATAGAAAATTGTACCAAGAGGTTATTTTTACAGATAAAAAAACAGAAAAGTTATTTAAAAAAGAGGAATTAAAAGTAAAATCAAAAGTTTTATTGAAAAGCACAATTGCAGAAAAAGAAGAAATAATAACAGATTTTTCTTTATTAAAAGCAGCAAGAATATCAATTTCAGATATGTTTTATACTAAACCAGTACTACATAATGATGAATATTTTGCTGGTGGGGCAATAAATCTTGTACCAATAGAATTGGCAAAATTATTAGCAGATGAAGTAATACTGGAGCTAAAACAGGAATATGATAAAATAGAGGATTCTTCTGTAAAATCAGTTTTTGGTTATAGTGGAAATGAAAGATTGCAAGAAGTACATGATTCCTATGGAGATTATTGGATAGATACATCTGATGTTCCTTCAAAATTAAAAGGACATTATGTGACAGCCAGATTGAATTTACTTAAGTTACAAGTTGAATTATCAATTCCAGATGAATATGAAAAATTCAGAGAGGATGTAGATATTCAATGGAAATATGGGTATGAACGGGCAAAGGAAGCTATAATAAGTGGAAAGAATAATAAAAAAAATATGAGAAATAAAAATATATATAATACCTCTGAAATATTTAGAAAAATTAATACTGGAGGAATATAA
- a CDS encoding FprA family A-type flavoprotein — protein MHNVRKITEDLYWVGGDDHRLHLFENIHPIPRGVSYNSYLLLDKKTVLFDTVDWSIGRQFIENIQTVLDGRLLDYMVINHMEPDHAAMIEEVMLRYPKVKIISSEKAFYFMTQFGFHIDSSKTQEVKEGDKVSFGKHEILFVAAPMVHWPEAMVSFDLSNGVLFSADAFGSFGALDGKLFNDEVKFDREWLDDARRYYTNIVGKYGPHVQALLKKAAGIDIKIICPLHGPVWRNDLGYFLDKYDKWSRYEPEEKGVMIVYASMYGNTENAVSVLASKLVQKGMTNVVMYDVSKTHVSQLISETFKYSHVVLASVTYNLGIYPLMHNYLMDMKALNLQKRTFGILENGSWACESGKLMQEFLEDMRETTVLNERVTLTSSMNESTIEEMDIFVDSILESMKEKE, from the coding sequence ATGCATAATGTTAGAAAAATAACTGAAGATTTATACTGGGTAGGAGGAGATGATCATCGTCTTCATCTATTTGAAAATATACACCCTATTCCTAGAGGAGTTTCATATAATTCATATCTTCTTTTAGATAAAAAAACTGTATTATTTGATACAGTAGATTGGTCAATAGGGCGTCAATTTATAGAAAATATACAAACAGTTCTAGATGGAAGACTTTTAGATTATATGGTTATTAATCATATGGAACCAGATCATGCTGCTATGATAGAAGAAGTAATGCTTCGTTATCCAAAAGTTAAAATTATCAGCAGTGAAAAAGCTTTTTATTTTATGACTCAATTTGGATTTCATATAGACAGTTCAAAGACTCAAGAGGTAAAGGAAGGAGACAAGGTATCTTTTGGAAAACATGAGATTTTATTTGTTGCAGCTCCAATGGTACATTGGCCAGAGGCTATGGTAAGTTTTGATCTATCTAATGGAGTATTATTCAGTGCAGATGCTTTTGGGTCTTTTGGAGCTTTAGATGGAAAGTTATTTAATGATGAAGTAAAATTTGATAGAGAGTGGCTTGATGATGCAAGACGTTATTATACAAATATTGTTGGAAAATATGGTCCTCATGTACAAGCACTTTTAAAGAAAGCTGCTGGAATAGATATAAAAATTATATGTCCTTTACATGGCCCAGTTTGGCGTAATGATTTAGGATATTTCCTTGATAAATATGATAAGTGGAGCAGATATGAACCTGAAGAAAAAGGGGTAATGATTGTATATGCTTCAATGTATGGAAATACAGAAAATGCAGTATCTGTACTGGCATCTAAGCTAGTACAGAAAGGAATGACAAATGTAGTAATGTATGATGTTTCTAAAACTCATGTTTCTCAGCTTATATCTGAAACATTTAAATACAGCCATGTAGTGCTGGCTTCTGTGACATATAATTTAGGAATTTATCCATTAATGCATAATTATTTGATGGATATGAAAGCATTAAATTTACAAAAAAGAACATTTGGTATATTAGAAAATGGTTCTTGGGCTTGTGAATCTGGTAAATTGATGCAGGAGTTTTTAGAAGATATGAGGGAAACGACTGTATTGAATGAAAGAGTTACATTAACTTCTTCTATGAATGAAAGTACAATTGAAGAAATGGATATTTTTGTTGATAGTATACTTGAATCAATGAAAGAAAAGGAATAA
- a CDS encoding acyl-CoA dehydrogenase family protein, translating to MFFKTTEDHENLRMKIREFAETEVKPIAFMLDKENEFPTEAVKKLGEMGILGTPFPKEYGGAGLDTLSYAIAVEELSRVDGGTGVILSAHVSLGSYPIFAYGTEEQKQKYLVPLAKGEKLGAFGLTEPNAGSDAGGTETTAVLEGDYYILNGGKIFITNADKAETYIVFAVTTPDIGTRGISAFIVEKGWEGFTFGDHYDKMGIRSSSTAELIFNNVKVPKENLLGKEGEGFKIAMFTLDGGRIGIASQALGIAQGAFENALAYAKEREQFGKPIAFQQVISFKLADMATKLRAARFLVYSAAELKENHEDYAMESAMAKQYASDVCLEIVNEALQIFGGTGYLKGMEVERAYRDAKICTIYEGTNEIQRVVIASHLIGKMPKSDGGSKKPSSKGLPTGVRKNIILKEGNAKEKVEALVEALKADGYDFTVGIDLDTPISKADRVVSAGKGIGPKENMELIKKLAIQAGAAIGSSRPVAETLRYLPLNRYVGMSGQKFNGNLYIACGISGAGQHLKGIKDATTIVAINNNPNAPIFKNADYGIIGTVEEILPLLTAALDNGEPKKEAPPMKKMKRAIPKKEKPTWKLHVCNGCGYEYDPAVGDEENDIKPGTLFEALPEEWICPLCGEDKDMFIEV from the coding sequence ATGTTTTTTAAAACAACAGAAGATCATGAAAATTTGCGTATGAAAATCAGAGAATTTGCTGAAACAGAGGTAAAGCCCATAGCCTTTATGTTAGATAAGGAGAATGAATTTCCAACTGAGGCAGTAAAAAAATTAGGTGAAATGGGAATATTGGGAACACCATTTCCAAAAGAATATGGTGGAGCTGGTTTAGATACACTTAGTTATGCGATTGCTGTTGAGGAATTATCAAGAGTAGATGGAGGAACAGGAGTAATATTATCAGCTCATGTTTCTTTAGGTTCATATCCTATTTTTGCTTATGGAACTGAGGAACAAAAACAAAAATATTTAGTACCACTGGCAAAGGGAGAAAAATTAGGAGCCTTTGGACTTACAGAACCAAATGCAGGAAGTGATGCTGGTGGTACTGAAACAACAGCAGTATTAGAAGGAGACTATTATATTCTCAATGGTGGAAAAATATTTATAACAAATGCTGATAAAGCAGAAACTTATATAGTTTTTGCAGTTACAACTCCTGATATAGGAACTAGAGGAATAAGTGCTTTTATAGTTGAAAAAGGATGGGAAGGATTCACATTTGGAGATCATTATGATAAGATGGGTATTCGTTCATCTTCAACTGCTGAATTGATATTTAATAATGTAAAAGTGCCAAAAGAAAACCTTTTAGGGAAAGAAGGAGAAGGATTTAAAATTGCTATGTTCACACTGGATGGTGGCAGAATAGGGATAGCTTCTCAAGCACTTGGAATTGCTCAAGGTGCTTTTGAAAATGCTCTTGCATATGCAAAAGAAAGAGAACAATTTGGAAAACCTATTGCTTTTCAGCAGGTAATTTCATTTAAATTAGCTGATATGGCAACAAAATTGAGAGCAGCAAGATTTTTAGTATACAGTGCTGCAGAATTAAAGGAAAATCATGAAGATTATGCCATGGAATCTGCTATGGCAAAACAATATGCTTCTGATGTATGCTTGGAAATTGTGAATGAGGCATTGCAAATTTTTGGAGGAACTGGATATCTTAAAGGAATGGAAGTAGAACGTGCTTATCGTGACGCAAAAATTTGTACTATTTATGAAGGAACAAATGAAATTCAGAGAGTGGTTATTGCTTCTCATTTAATTGGTAAAATGCCTAAAAGTGATGGCGGATCTAAAAAGCCATCTTCAAAAGGTCTTCCAACAGGTGTTCGTAAAAATATAATATTAAAAGAAGGAAATGCAAAAGAGAAAGTAGAAGCTCTGGTAGAAGCTTTAAAAGCTGATGGTTATGACTTTACAGTAGGGATAGATTTAGATACTCCTATATCAAAAGCTGACCGTGTAGTAAGTGCTGGAAAAGGAATTGGACCAAAAGAAAATATGGAACTTATTAAAAAACTAGCTATACAAGCTGGAGCTGCCATTGGATCATCTAGACCAGTAGCTGAAACTTTGAGATATCTTCCATTGAATCGTTATGTTGGAATGTCTGGACAAAAATTTAATGGAAATCTGTATATAGCTTGTGGAATTTCTGGAGCAGGGCAACACTTAAAAGGAATAAAAGATGCTACAACAATAGTTGCGATTAATAATAATCCAAATGCACCTATATTTAAAAATGCTGACTATGGAATAATAGGAACTGTAGAAGAAATACTTCCTTTACTTACAGCTGCATTGGATAATGGAGAGCCTAAAAAAGAAGCTCCTCCAATGAAAAAAATGAAGAGAGCTATTCCTAAAAAAGAAAAACCTACTTGGAAACTTCATGTCTGCAACGGATGTGGGTATGAGTACGATCCAGCTGTTGGAGATGAAGAAAATGATATAAAACCAGGAACTCTTTTTGAAGCTCTTCCTGAGGAATGGATCTGTCCATTATGTGGAGAAGATAAGGATATGTTTATTGAAGTTTAA
- a CDS encoding Na+/H+ antiporter NhaC family protein, with protein sequence MREKIKKSLIMDILPIIFIIVFGEISILQWRTGVVPPILAGVVVSGTIAFMRGETLKNIEEAMGSGVKRVFPALLTVILVGLIVSSWIIGGIIPSMVYWGFKIIDFRFFVPIVMAMTGAVAVITGTSFTSIGTIGVSFIIIAKQVGIPLEITAGAIVSGAFLGDKMSPLSDTTNISAALGKTDLFEHIQYMLMDTIPAFIIAIIGFTIVGNNIVVENINLENINGFLTELETVFNITPVLLLVPLIVIILGVKRIPSNIVLFSSVIMGVLSSFIFQNFKTVDIMRSTILGVNQKFNDPSVTKLFARGGMNEVSGTVIIIIFIGCLIGIINECHSFDNLLSKIQSGIKNSRQLTVTVFLVSFGVGFVTGAQLLAIILPISIFLPLFEKFNLKNKNITRIVEATGTVGITLVPWSVPGIFIAGTLGVDMVKVIPYLFFPIALLAVNLFFNITEIGTSKLENKSKKEIKIKKERIIFNLFSK encoded by the coding sequence ATGAGAGAAAAGATTAAAAAAAGTTTGATTATGGATATTCTTCCAATAATTTTTATTATAGTATTTGGAGAGATATCGATACTTCAATGGAGAACAGGTGTGGTTCCTCCTATACTTGCAGGAGTAGTAGTATCAGGAACAATAGCCTTTATGAGAGGGGAAACTCTTAAGAATATTGAAGAAGCAATGGGAAGTGGTGTAAAAAGAGTATTTCCAGCACTCCTTACAGTTATTTTGGTAGGACTTATTGTAAGCAGCTGGATAATAGGAGGAATAATTCCATCTATGGTCTATTGGGGTTTTAAAATAATAGATTTTAGATTTTTTGTTCCAATTGTTATGGCTATGACTGGAGCTGTAGCGGTTATAACAGGAACATCTTTCACATCTATAGGAACAATTGGAGTATCATTTATAATAATAGCTAAACAAGTTGGGATACCTCTTGAGATTACAGCGGGAGCAATAGTATCAGGAGCTTTTTTAGGAGATAAAATGTCACCACTTTCAGATACAACAAATATATCTGCTGCACTTGGAAAAACAGATCTTTTTGAACATATACAGTATATGCTTATGGATACAATACCAGCCTTTATTATTGCTATAATAGGATTTACAATAGTTGGAAATAATATAGTAGTGGAGAATATAAACTTAGAAAACATAAATGGATTTTTAACAGAACTGGAAACAGTATTTAATATAACTCCGGTACTTCTTTTAGTTCCTCTTATTGTCATAATTTTGGGAGTAAAAAGAATACCATCAAATATAGTTCTTTTTTCTTCAGTAATAATGGGAGTATTGAGTAGCTTTATATTTCAAAACTTCAAAACTGTAGATATAATGAGAAGCACAATATTAGGAGTAAATCAAAAGTTTAATGATCCTTCAGTAACAAAATTGTTTGCTAGAGGAGGAATGAATGAGGTAAGTGGAACTGTAATAATTATAATATTTATAGGATGCCTTATTGGAATAATAAATGAATGCCATTCTTTTGATAATCTCTTGAGTAAGATACAGTCAGGAATAAAGAATTCCAGACAACTTACAGTAACTGTATTTTTAGTTTCTTTTGGAGTAGGTTTTGTAACAGGAGCACAACTTCTGGCAATTATTCTTCCAATATCTATTTTTCTCCCACTTTTTGAAAAGTTTAATTTAAAAAATAAAAATATAACAAGAATAGTAGAAGCAACTGGAACAGTGGGAATAACTCTTGTTCCATGGAGTGTACCTGGAATATTTATAGCAGGAACTTTAGGTGTGGATATGGTAAAAGTAATACCTTATCTATTTTTTCCAATAGCTTTATTAGCTGTAAATTTATTTTTTAATATAACAGAAATAGGAACAAGTAAACTTGAAAATAAAAGTAAAAAAGAAATAAAAATTAAGAAGGAAAGAATTATATTTAATCTTTTCAGTAAGTAA
- a CDS encoding sodium-dependent transporter translates to MSEKRESFTGKIGFMLSCVGAAIGLGNIWLFSWKLGKYGGAAFLIPYFIFIALFAVVGLVGEISFGRMMKKGIFGLPEVIKNTKIPFKKYLSVVPIVSVTGVFIFYVIVFGWVIRYFFSYLTGTINHVEYGEYFGQLAGQRASIPWHIVGIIFSVTVISFGVVKGIEKINKIIMPLMFVIFLGLMIRSLTLPNAVSGVNFLLQPNWNMLKEPMTWIMALGQAFFTVGLSGSALLVYGSYLGDDVNIFESVIQTCFLDTIAALMAGFIIIPAAFAFGLDAGAGPSLLFITIPAIFSQIPGGRLLGGIFFLSIIFAALSSAINQLEVPVESFMNKFSFSRKKSAVIVGFIALIIGLLLDLNMNYFGKFADFVSVILIPLGAVISLGIYFYCIDKNKVVAEINKGSNFKSGNIILWFGRYIFIPGTIVIIILGLIYGSIG, encoded by the coding sequence ATGAGTGAAAAAAGAGAAAGTTTTACAGGAAAAATAGGATTCATGCTTTCATGTGTTGGAGCAGCTATTGGACTTGGGAATATATGGTTATTTTCTTGGAAATTAGGAAAATATGGAGGAGCAGCATTTCTTATACCATATTTCATATTTATTGCATTATTTGCAGTAGTTGGTCTTGTAGGAGAAATATCCTTTGGAAGAATGATGAAAAAAGGAATATTTGGTTTACCTGAGGTAATAAAAAATACTAAAATACCTTTTAAAAAATATCTTTCAGTAGTTCCTATAGTATCAGTTACAGGAGTATTTATATTTTATGTTATAGTTTTTGGTTGGGTAATAAGATACTTTTTTTCATATCTAACTGGAACTATAAATCATGTTGAGTATGGAGAGTATTTTGGTCAACTTGCAGGACAGAGAGCTTCTATTCCATGGCATATAGTGGGAATAATCTTTAGTGTAACAGTTATATCTTTTGGAGTTGTAAAAGGGATAGAAAAGATAAATAAAATAATAATGCCTTTAATGTTTGTAATATTTTTAGGACTTATGATAAGATCACTGACTTTGCCAAATGCTGTATCTGGAGTTAATTTTCTTCTTCAGCCTAATTGGAATATGCTTAAAGAGCCAATGACATGGATAATGGCATTAGGACAGGCATTTTTTACAGTTGGATTGAGTGGATCAGCACTCTTGGTATATGGAAGTTATCTTGGAGATGATGTAAATATATTTGAAAGTGTAATTCAGACTTGTTTTCTCGATACAATAGCAGCTCTCATGGCTGGATTTATAATAATACCAGCAGCTTTTGCTTTTGGATTGGATGCAGGAGCAGGACCTTCACTTTTATTTATAACAATACCAGCAATTTTTTCACAGATTCCAGGAGGAAGGTTACTTGGAGGAATATTTTTCTTAAGTATTATATTTGCTGCTCTCTCATCTGCCATTAATCAACTGGAAGTACCAGTAGAATCATTTATGAATAAATTTAGTTTTTCAAGAAAAAAATCTGCTGTAATAGTAGGGTTTATAGCTTTGATTATAGGATTGCTTTTGGACTTAAATATGAATTATTTTGGAAAATTTGCTGATTTTGTTTCAGTTATTCTTATTCCATTAGGAGCAGTTATATCTCTAGGAATTTACTTTTATTGTATAGATAAAAATAAAGTAGTGGCTGAAATCAACAAAGGAAGTAATTTTAAAAGTGGAAATATAATATTATGGTTTGGGAGATATATATTTATTCCAGGAACAATAGTAATAATAATTTTAGGACTTATTTATGGAAGTATAGGATAA
- a CDS encoding proline--tRNA ligase produces MRFSKSYIKTLKETPKEAETASHKLLLRAGMIKKLTSGVYTYLPLGYKALRKVENIVREEMNRAGSQEILMPVLQPAELWKESGRWDVMGPLMMKLQDRNKRDFVLGPTHEEVVTDLIRNDISSYKALPLSLYQIQTKFRDEIRPRFGLMRGREFVMKDGYSFHATAESLDEEFLNMRDTYSRIFSRCGLKFRPVEADSGAIGGSGSQEFHVLADSGEDEIIYCDSCSYAANVETAVSNVEAAPKEEIKNAELIDTPNVSKIHDIVQFLNIPYSKTVKAMMYRDMGNDQVYMVLIRGDYEVNETKLKNVINAVDVVLLTDEEIENYGFIKGFIGPYGIKIENIKVVADTAVTEINNHTAGGNNLDTHYINVNYGRDYKADIVADIKTVKAGETCERCGGKLHSARGIEVGHIFKLGDKYSKAMNATFLDDKGESKVMVMGCYGIGISRTLASTIEQNNDEFGIIWPTALAPYIVDVIPANIKNEEQVKVAEEIYEALLNDGIESMIDDRDERPGFKFKDADLIGFPFKVVSGKKAGEGIVELKIRRTGETIEISKDNVVSTVRELMKKY; encoded by the coding sequence ATGAGATTTAGTAAGAGTTATATAAAAACACTTAAGGAAACTCCAAAAGAAGCAGAAACAGCAAGTCATAAACTTCTATTGAGAGCAGGTATGATAAAAAAACTTACAAGTGGAGTTTATACATATTTACCATTAGGATATAAAGCTTTAAGAAAAGTGGAAAATATAGTAAGAGAAGAAATGAATAGAGCAGGATCACAGGAAATATTGATGCCAGTACTTCAACCAGCTGAATTATGGAAAGAAAGTGGAAGATGGGATGTAATGGGACCTTTAATGATGAAGCTTCAAGATAGAAATAAAAGAGATTTTGTATTAGGACCAACTCATGAAGAAGTTGTAACAGACCTGATAAGAAATGATATATCTTCATATAAAGCATTGCCATTAAGTCTTTATCAAATTCAAACTAAATTTAGAGATGAAATAAGACCAAGATTTGGACTTATGAGAGGAAGAGAATTTGTCATGAAAGATGGATACTCTTTTCATGCAACAGCTGAGTCATTAGATGAAGAATTTTTAAATATGAGAGATACCTATTCAAGAATATTTTCAAGGTGTGGGCTTAAATTCAGACCAGTAGAAGCAGATTCAGGAGCAATAGGAGGAAGTGGTTCTCAAGAGTTTCATGTATTAGCAGATTCAGGAGAAGATGAAATCATATACTGTGATTCTTGTTCATATGCAGCAAATGTGGAAACTGCTGTAAGCAATGTAGAAGCAGCCCCAAAAGAAGAGATAAAAAATGCAGAATTGATAGATACTCCAAATGTGTCTAAGATACATGATATAGTTCAATTTCTTAATATTCCTTACAGTAAAACTGTAAAAGCTATGATGTATAGAGATATGGGGAATGATCAAGTGTATATGGTTCTCATAAGAGGTGATTATGAAGTAAATGAAACTAAGCTTAAAAATGTAATCAATGCTGTAGATGTAGTTCTTCTTACAGATGAAGAAATTGAAAATTATGGGTTTATAAAAGGATTTATTGGACCATATGGAATAAAAATAGAAAATATAAAAGTAGTTGCAGATACTGCTGTAACTGAAATCAATAATCATACTGCTGGAGGAAATAATCTTGATACTCACTACATAAATGTAAATTATGGAAGAGATTATAAAGCTGATATAGTTGCAGATATAAAAACTGTAAAAGCAGGAGAAACATGTGAAAGATGTGGAGGAAAACTTCATAGTGCAAGAGGGATAGAAGTAGGACATATTTTTAAACTTGGAGATAAATATTCAAAAGCTATGAATGCAACTTTCCTTGATGATAAAGGTGAAAGTAAAGTTATGGTTATGGGATGTTATGGAATAGGAATATCAAGAACTCTCGCTTCTACAATAGAACAGAACAATGATGAATTTGGAATTATTTGGCCTACTGCTTTGGCACCATATATTGTTGATGTTATTCCTGCTAATATAAAAAATGAAGAGCAGGTAAAGGTAGCTGAAGAAATATATGAAGCTCTTTTAAATGATGGAATAGAATCTATGATAGATGACAGAGATGAAAGACCTGGATTTAAATTTAAAGATGCAGATCTTATTGGATTTCCATTTAAAGTTGTTTCTGGTAAAAAAGCTGGAGAAGGAATTGTGGAACTTAAGATTAGAAGAACAGGAGAAACTATTGAAATATCTAAGGATAATGTAGTTTCAACGGTGAGAGAACTTATGAAAAAATATTAA